A genomic window from Camelina sativa cultivar DH55 chromosome 2, Cs, whole genome shotgun sequence includes:
- the LOC104732978 gene encoding COP9 signalosome complex subunit 6a-like: MARSSSSGLTFKLHPLVIVNVSDHYTRVKTQLNPPASVCASGHGSNNGEALIQQNPRVYGCVIGVQRGRTVEIFNSFELLYDPITQTLDRSFLEKKQELYKKVFPDFYILGWYSTGSDTDESDMHIHKALMDINESPVYVLLNPAINHAQKDLPVTIYESELHVIDGIPQLIFVHTSYTIETVEAERISVDHVAHLKPSDGGSAATQLAAHLTGIHSAIKMLNSRIRVLYQFLAAMQKGDIPCDNSLLRQVSSLLRRLPAMESERFQDNFLMEYNDKLLITYLAMITNCSSTMNEMVDKFNTAYDRNTRRGGRTAFM, from the exons ATGGCACGCTCGTCATCAAGCGGTTTAACATTCAAGCTGCATCCTTTGGTAATCGTAAACGTATCGGATCACTACACTAGGGTTAAGACTCAGCTCAATCCTCCTGCTTCAGTCTGCGCTAGCGGTCATGGCTCAAACAACGGCGAAGCATTGATCCAGCAGAACCCTAGGGTTTACGGATGTGTGATCGGTGTCCAGAGAGGTCGTACTGTTGAGATCTTCAACAGTTTCGAGCTTTTATATGACCCTATTACTCAAACCCTTGATAGATCTTTCCTCGAGAAGAAGCAAGAGCTCT ACAAGAAGGTGTTCCCTGACTTTTACATTCTGGGATGGTACTCTACGGGAAGTGATACTGATGAATCTGATATGCATATCCACAAAGCC TTAATGGATATCAATGAATCTCCTGTTTATGTCCTTTTAAACCCAGCAATCAATCACGCACAGAAAGATCTTCCAGTGACTATCTATGAAAGTG AATTGCATGTCATTGATGGGATTCCGCAGCTAATTTTCGTTCATACAAGCTACACAATTGAG ACTGTTGAAGCTGAGCGGATATCAGTTGATCATGTTGCACATCTCAAGCCATCTGATGGAGGCTCAGCAGCAACTCAGT TGGCTGCTCATCTTACTGGGATACATAGTGCTATCAAGATGCTTAATAGCAGAATCAGAGTGCTCTACCAATTTCTTGCTGCAATGCAGAAAG GTGATATTCCTTGTGACAACTCGCTTCTGAGACAAGTATCTAGCCTGCTAAGAAGATTGCCTGCCATGGAATCAGAGAGGTTTCAAGATAATTTCTTAATG gaATACAACGACAAATTACTAATAACTTACTTAGCAATGATTACAAATTGTTCCAG TACAATGAACGAGATGGTAGACAAATTCAACACTGCGTATGACAGAAACACTCGGAGAGGTGGAAGAACTGCATTCATGTAA
- the LOC104732968 gene encoding probable WRKY transcription factor 2: MVGFDENVAVMGEWVPRSPSPGTLFSSVIGEGNNSSKPVLERELSLNHGQVMGVEEDTTTVNHNNDSSSLTYVSRGGGLCERIAARAGFNAPRLNTESIRSNTNFSIDSGRRSPCLTISSPGLSPATLLESPVFLTNPMAQPSPTTGKFPFLPGFNSNALSSDNAKDEFFDDIGASFTFQSVSRSSSSFFQGTTEMMSVDYGNYNNRSSHQPAEEDVKPGSLNIESSNLYGVQTDPSGQNKSSDATTTNTGLETVDHQEEEEDQRRGGDSMVGGAPAEDGYNWRKYGQKLVKGSEYPRSYYKCTNPNCQVKKKVERSREGHITEIIYKGAHNHSKPLPNRRSGMQTDGTEQVEQQQQQQQQQQQRDSAGTWVSCNNTQQQGGSNVNNVEEGTTGFEYGNQSGSIQAQTGGQYESNDAVVVVDTSSTFSNDEDEDDRGTHGSVSLGCDGGGGRSGEGEGEESESKRRKLEAYAAEMSGATRAIREPRVVVQTTSDVDILDDGYRWRKYGQKVVKGNPNPRSYYKCTAPGCTVRKHVERASHDLKSVITTYEGKHNHDVPAARNSSHGGGGTSNGSSGGSAAQSHHYHNGHHHSEQPRGRFERQVTATNQSPYGRGPFSFQPHLGPPSGYAFGLGQTGLANLSIPGLAFGQGKMPGMPHPYMTQPSVGNMSEAMMQRGGMEPKAEPVSDSGQSVYNQIMSRLPQI, from the exons ATGGTTGgttttgatgaaaatgttgCTGTAATGGGAGAATGGGTGCCTCGTAGTCCTAGTCCCGGGACGCTTTTCTCCTCGGTGATTGGAGAAGGGAATAATAGTTCGAAACCTGTTCTTGAAAGAGAGTTATCTTTGAACCATGGCCAAGTTATGGGTGTAGAAGAAGACACTACTACTGTTAATCATAACAATGATTCTTCTTCACTAACCTATGTTTCTCGAGGTGGTGGTCTCTGCGAAAGGATTGCTGCTAGAGCTGGTTTTAATGCTCCGAGGTTAAACACCGAGAGTATCCGCTCTAACACAAACTTCTCCATCGACTCTGGTCGTCGGTCTCCTTGCTTAACCATCTCTTCTCCTGGCCTTAGCCCTGCAACACTCTTGGAATCTCCAGTTTTCCTTACTAACCCAATG GCTCAACCGTCTCCAACTACTGGGAAGTTTCCATTTCTTCCCGGTTTTAATAGTAATGCATTGTCTTCTGATAATGCGAAAGACGAGTTCTTTGATGACATTGGAGCATCATTCACCTTCCAGTCTGTTTCAAgatcatcttcctctttcttccaAGGCACAACAGAGATGATGTCAGTTGATTATGGTAACTACAACAACAGATCTTCTCATCAACCCGCAGAAGAAGATGTAAAACCTGGTTCTCTAAACATAGAAAGCTCCAATCTTTACGGGGTTCAAACTGATCCAAGTGGTCAGAACAAGTCATCTGATGCTACTACAACAAACACTGGTCTTGAAACCGTTGAtcatcaagaggaagaagaagatcaaaggcGTGGTGGTGATTCGATGGTTGGTGGTGCGCCAGCAGAGGATGGATATAACTGGAGGAAATACGGACAAAAGCTAGTTAAAGGAAGTGAGTATCCGCGAAGCTATTACAAGTGCACAAACCCTAACTGtcaggtgaagaagaaagttgaaAGATCAAGGGAAGGTCACATTACAGAGATTATATACAAAGGAGCTCATAATCACTCTAAACCTCTACCTAATCGCCGCTCAGGGATGCAAACAGATGGAACTGAACAAGTTgaacagcagcagcaacaacaacaacaacaacaacagagagaTTCAGCTGGAACGTGGGTTAGTTGTAATAATACTCAACAACAAGGTGGAAGCAACGTGAACAATGTGGAAGAGGGAACAACAGGATTCGAATACGGAAACCAATCTGGATCGATTCAAGCACAAACCGGAGGTCAGTACGAGTCAAATGATGCTGTGGTTGTGGTTGATACTTCATCAACATTCTCtaacgatgaagatgaagatgatcgAGGGACACATGGAAGTGTCTCTTTGGGTTgtgatggaggaggaggtaGAAGTggggaaggagaaggagaagaatctgAGTCGAAAAGAAG GAAACTAGAAGCTTATGCAGCAGAGATGAGTGGAGCAACAAGAGCCATACGTGAGCCAAGAGTTGTTGTTCAAACAACGAGTGACGTTGACATTCTTGATGATGGTTATCGCTGGCGAAAATATGGTCAGAAAGTTGTCAAAGGCAATCCAAATCCCAG GAGTTATTACAAGTGCACAGCTCCAGGATGTACAGTGAGGAAACATGTAGAGAGAGCTTCTCATGATCTCAAATCCGTTATAACTACTTACGAAGGCAAACACAACCACGACGTCCCAGCCGCACGCAACAGCAGTCACGGAGGCGGTGGCACCAGTAACGGTAGCAGCGGCGGTTCAGCTGCTCAGTCTCACCATTACCACAACGGACATCATCACTCAGAGCAGCCACGTGGCAGATTCGAGAGACAAGTCACGGCGACTAATCAATCTCCTTATGGCCGGGGTCCGTTTAGCTTTCAGCCACACTTGGGTCCTCCTTCAGGTTACGCGTTCGGTTTAGGACAAACCGGTTTGGCTAATCTTTCAATTCCTGGTTTAGCGTTTGGTCAAGGGAAAATGCCCGGTATGCCTCACCCGTATATGACACAACCATCGGTTGGGAATATGAGTGAAGCGATGATGCAGAGAGGGGGGATGGAGCCAAAGGCTGAACCGGTTTCGGATTCAGGACAATCGGTATATAACCAGATCATGAGTAGATTACCGCAGATTTGA
- the LOC104732940 gene encoding uncharacterized protein LOC104732940: MFLSSTDQQNPSNNHLSSSSDFLHLTNSSDELGQSHLSSFSIRDYAFSNRTKNIKKNWPFSSTSLQLCLKHGLIDPLPPIQVKKLSINHVEAISSNKRKSEKLCSNQTLLETTKQGFENGLLASGSKSKIQVAMMANKNPRKKCGLVVVKPGACVDHSGSKEDHSCLFSVSESMALRTCPICKTFSSASNTTLNAHIDQCLSVDSVEQQQPISKPNRPKTKPRLKVKSMIDIYASAKAGTLEDLDKRNGTNWVMISSCSNRVVSDNKPDVFSKGKKRSVMRVRIDEEAAGIGPVYIDAKGQKLRILSEFSEKNSDPSSKHEDGSDKKSCSESKGSKSFRKKLPGKKYHKYPKLVRQSRKGKGNALEIPDYQRGYFEEGKDFERSETSGLGHRRRMIPKRRLSRHGNKNGTKTCDQPFEIEHSLSEDHLVLRGPSNVNTDLSETVSSPSNSQGSWRICGESQVSGKSLAFSRNKSIDERDSFVANPLRCSIPVDKEFSSKAKGFMKFKKARLGFSENEDEEDEEDEEDAGKWESEMSQECDLRDYEDWDDDGEGDKFVLSSNPLFSGEDNDHESYEDSGNNKEDDDMLHNSNDAEVEFESMIYEKTGCQTAEQDSSFMEVDPIPIPGPPGSFLASPWDMATDAVEHHGNSSVITSQVQSSQDQLDLTDRNSSESPVSAISNFAAPETQILHNIVTIDKRPSRFRDNDQSCCCQRKEKAFEEIPLGQPPPHMIQQDLDLLSKPVPVITSNPNPVLRLMGKDLMVMNQREEEPSHKESSPKPTSQFLDLSKTQQVSPSVLHRPYGGNGLYFDPSTSFYNIP; the protein is encoded by the exons ATGTTCTTATCATCCACTGATCAACAAAACCCTTCAAACAATcatctatcatcttcttctgatttcttaCATCTGACCAACTCTAGTGATGAGTTAGGTCAATCACATCTTTCAAGTTTCTCCATCAG AGATTATGCATTTAGTAACCGAACCAAGAACATCAAGAAAAATTGGCCTTTCTCCTCAACAAGTTTGCAACTTTGTTTGAAACATGGCTTAATTGATCCATTGCCACCGATTCAAGTGAAGAAGCTAAGCATAAATCATGTGGAAGCGATAAGTAGTAACAAGAGAAAGTCGGAGAAACTTTGCTCTAATCAGACATTATTGGAGACTACTAAACAAGGCTTTGAGAATGGTTTGTTGGCGAGTGGTTCGAAATCCAAAATACAAGTAGCTATGATGGCTAACAAGAATCCTAGAAAAAAGTGTGGGTTGGTGGTTGTGAAACCTGGAGCCTGTGTGGATCATAGTGGATCAAAAGAAGATCATAGTTGCCTCTTTTCAGTTTCTGAATCTATGGCTTTGAGAACTTGTCCCATCTGCAAAACCTTCTCGTCTGCTTCTAACACCACTTTAAATGCTCACATCGATCAGTGTCTGTCAGTTGACTCGGTTGAACAGCAGCAGCCAATTAGTAAGCCAAACAGGCCTAAGACTAAGCCTCGGTTGAAAGTTAAGTCAATGATCGATATCTATGCTTCTGCAAAAGCAGGCACATTAGAAGATCTTGACAAAAGAAATGGAACAAACTGGGTTATGATTTCGAGCTGCTCCAACCGGGTTGTCTCTGATAATAAGCCTGACGTGTTCAGCAAAGGAAAGAAGCGGAGTGTAATGCGTGTTCGCATTGACGAAGAGGCTGCTGGCATTGGACCTGTTTACATCGATGCTAAAGGCCAAAAACTGCGGATTTTATCTGAGTTTAGTGAGAAAAATTCTGATCCATCAAGTAAGCATGAAGATGGTAGTGATAAGAAGTCTTGTAGCGAAAGTAAAGGGAGTAAAAGCTTTAGGAAAAAACTCCCGGGAAAGAAATATCACAAGTATCCTAAACTAGTTCGTCAAAGCAGAAAAGGCAAAGGCAATGCTTTAGAG ATACCGGATTATCAAAGAGGATATTTTGAAGAAGGTAAAGACTTTGAGAGGTCAGAAACTTCAGGTCTTGGTCACCGTAGAAGGATGATACCAAAACGTCGTCTTTCAAGACATGGAAATAAGAATGGGACAAAAACTTGTGATCAGCCATTTGAGATTGAGCATTCATTGTCAGAAGATCATCTTGTGCTAAGAGGTCCAAGTAATGTGAATACTGATTTGTCCGAGACagtttcttctccttcaaacAGTCAAGGCTCATGGAGAATTTGTGGGGAGAGCCAAGTCTCTGGAAAGAGCTTGGCTTTCTCTAGGAACAAAAGCATTGATGAAAGGGATTCATTTGTAGCAAATCCCTTGAGATGTTCAATACCTGTGGATAAGGAGTTTTCATCCAAGGCAAAAGGCTTCATGAAGTTCAAGAAAGCTCGGTTGGGTTTCTCAgagaatgaagatgaagaagatgaagaagatgaagaagatgcagGGAAATGGGAGTCTGAAATGAGTCAAGAATGTGATCTGAGAGATTATGAGGATTGggatgatgatggagaaggtGATAAGTTTGTACTAAGCTCAAATCCTTTATTTAGTGGGGAAGACAATGATCATGAAAGCTATGAAGATAGTGGTAAtaacaaagaagatgatgatatgtTGCACAATTCTAATGATgcagaagttgagtttgaaaGCATGATTTATGAGAAAACTGGTTGCCAAACTGCGGAACAAGACAGCTCGTTTATGGAGGTTGATCCCATTCCCATTCCAGGACCTCCAGGCTCTTTTTTAGCAAGCCCTTGGGATATGGCAACTGATGCAGTTGAACATCATGGAAACTCTTCAGTTATCACAAGCCAAGTCCAATCTTCACAAGATCAGCTTGATCTCACTGACAGAAACTCATCAGAATCACCTGTTTCAGCAATTTCAAACTTTGCAGCTCCTGAAACACAGATTCTTCATAACATCGTCACCATTGACAAGAGGCCTTCCAGATTCAGAGACAATGATCAATCATGTTGTTGCCAAAGAAAGGAGAAAGCTTTTGAAGAGATACCATTAGGCCAACCACCACCACACATGATCCAACAAGATTTGGATCTCCTGAGTAAGCCTGTGCCAGTGATTACTTCAAATCCCAATCCGGTGTTGCGGCTAATGGGAAAGGATTTGATGGTTATGAACCAAAGGGAAGAAGAGCCTTCACACAAAGAATCAAGTCCAAAACCAACCTCTCAGTTTCTAGATCTCTCTAAGACACAACAAGTGTCTCCTTCTGTCCTTCATCGTCCTTATGGTGGAAACGGTTTATATTTCGATCCCAGCACAAGCTTCTACAACATTCCATGA
- the LOC104732956 gene encoding putative 4-hydroxy-4-methyl-2-oxoglutarate aldolase 3, translating to MAAFATAEACDSNAELISNGDLRALHPIFKMYGQRRCFSGPIVTLKVFEDNVLVRNQLETKGEGGVLVIDGGGSMRCALVGGNLGQLAQNNGWAGIVVNGCVRDVDEINDCDVGVRALGSNPLKSTKKGHGEKNVPVHIGGTLIRDGEWLYADSDGVLISKTELSV from the coding sequence ATGGCTGCATTTGCAACTGCAGAAGCGTGTGACAGCAACGCAGAACTAATATCAAACGGAGACTTACGCGCTCTCCACCCAATCTTCAAGATGTATGGCCAAAGAAGATGCTTCTCAGGACCAATCGTGACTCTCAAGGTCTTTGAAGACAACGTCCTCGTCAGAAACCAACTAGAAACGAAAGGAGAAGGCGGAGTCTTAGTTATAGACGGTGGTGGAAGCATGAGATGTGCGCTTGTTGGAGGAAACCTCGGACAGTTAGCTCAGAACAACGGGTGGGCTGGAATTGTTGTGAATGGATGCGTTAGAGATGTGGACGAGATCAATGATTGCGATGTTGGGGTTAGGGCCTTGGGATCTAACCCATTGAAGTCTACTAAGAAAGGTCATGGTGAGAAGAATGTGCCGGTTCATATTGGAGGAACTTTGATTAGAGATGGAGAGTGGCTTTATGCTGATAGTGATGGTGTCTTGATCTCCAAGACCGAACTCTCCGTTTGA